The Chitinophaga sp. Cy-1792 genome contains the following window.
TTTATTTTAAACTGAGGGAACAAAGGGGGAGGTGTTTACCAGAATATGTAATAGGGTACAGGAAAGTCATTTTCCCTGAATGCCTGCGGTACGGGCTGCTGAATGTTTTGTCGTGTCAGTATATTTTGCCAGGCTGCGAGTTCCCCGGGGTAGGCATCTGCAGGGCGCCATAAGGTGACCTGCGTATGCTCGTCTATCCAGTGTAATACTGTGCCCAATGCGCTGGTAAACCCTTCGGGTGTCCAGATGGCCGCCACTGCAATCGTTTCGTTGGAAAAAAGCCATATCTGTTGTTTACCGATGACTCCCGTCAACGGATGTACGATATAAGCCGGGTACCATTCCCGGTACGATAACCTGGAGACGTCGCAGTCGTTAGCTTTCAGGTAGTTTGTTGTCCAGCTGTCGCGGGGTTCTTCACGCAGATGCGCGGTATAATTTTCTATTCTGTGGATCTCATCTTTAAGCTGATGGTGGATTTTTTTTCCTGCCCTGGTAAGATGGCCGGTAAATGCATAGGTTCGGGTTAGTGCTACACTTATATTTATTTTTTATGTAGATGAACAAATACTGTTGTTTATCTACATAAAAAATAAATATACAATATGTTTACCTAAGCGCCTGATATCCGTCATTTCTTTTTCACGTACGCTGTCTGTAAATACGCATGGCTATAACATAAGCTACCAGCATGATACCGATACACCAGGCGAGGGCCACCCATATCTGCTGACCCACAGGCTGCTGGTACAGCAAGGCACGGATCGTTTCTACGATGGGCGTTACCGGTTGATGTTCTGCAAAGGCCCTCACAGGTGCAGGCATTGTTTTTACTGGTACAAAGGCGGAGCTGATCAATGGTAAAAAATGAATGGGATAAGCGATGGCAATAGCGCCATCCATCGTTTTTGCTGATAAGCCAGGAATGGCCGCTATCCAGGTAAGCATCAGTATAAACAACGTAAGAATGCCGGCTATGGCCAACCACGCGAGTATCCCTGCTGAAGAACGGAATCCCATCACCAGCGCCACCAGCACGATCACCACCAGCGACAGTATATTGGATATTACCGAAGTTAATACATGCCCCCAGAGTGCGGCAGAACGGGCAACCGGCATAGTATGAAAGCGCTCAAATATCCCACGCTGAACATCGTTGAATAACCGGTACGACGTATAGCCTGCACTGTTAGCAATGGCGATTAACAGGATACCAGGTAATAAATAATTGACGTACTTATCAGTGCCCGCGTTAATAGCGCCACCCAGTACATAAACAAACAGCAGCATCAGTGCTACGGGCATCAGCGTAACGGTGATAACCGTATCCAGACTGCGAAATACATGTCGCATGGAACGACCCAGCATGACACGCATATCCGTGAAAAAATAGGTTTTTACAGTTTCCATTTGATTTATTTTTTTGTACTGACAAGCGAAAGAAATATTTCTTCAAGGGTAGGTTGTTGCTCGATATATTGAATTTTGACAGGGGGGAACAACTTTTTCAGGGCCTCCAGGGTACCTGTTGCAATGATGCTGCCACCATGCAGTATCGCAATCATATCTGCCAGCTGCTCTGCTTCTTCCAGGTACTGCGTTGTCAGGAATACAGTGGTGCCGGCAGTGGCAAGCCCTTTTATGATATCCCATACCACAATCCTGGCTTCAGGGTCAAGGCCGGTGGTTGGCTCATCAAGGAAAATAAGCGGCGGATTACCGATCAGACTCATGGCAATATCCAGTCGCCTGCGCATGCCACCGGAATAATTGGCTGCCTTTCTGTTGGCTGCATCCGTTAATCCGAACCGCTGCAATAAATCACTCGCAATCTGCTGCGGTTGCGGTAAATGGCGTAGCCGTGCTATCATCACCAGGTTTTCCCGGCCGGTTAAAATCTCGTCGATGGCGGCAAACTGACCAGTAAGACTAATAGACTGTCGTACCTGATCCGGCTGCGTTACTACATCGAAACCATTGACCATGGCGGTGCCGCTATCCGGCTGCAATAAGGTGCTGAGAATTTTTATAATCGTCGTTTTGCCGGCACCGTTAGGTCCCAATAACGCGAATATGTTACCGGATTGTACCTGGAAGTCTACTCCGGTCAATACCGGGACGTCTTTATATGATTTTATCAGACCACTTACGGAAATGGCTATATGATTTTGTGACATATATGTATGATTATGCTGTTATCAAGGTGATACCGCTGACATCCGCCTTTCCATTCTTTAGAAATTCATAGGTCATCTTGTCTGCACGGCAGTTAACAAATCGTATAGGCTTCAACGTTCTACATTTAAAGAAAGTGTTAAGCAGCGTGGCATCCTGAAAGGTTACCCTGGAGAAATGGCTGTTCTCAAAATAACAATCCTGTACCGTACTGTTGATTACCAGGTCGGTGAGGTCGCTGCTTAAGAAGGATGTCCGCGTTAATTGAGCGTCGGTTATATCATTTTGCTGTATGGAGCTGATATTAAAAACGGTCCCGGTTAAATTGGCGCCGGAGAAGTTGCAATGCTTAATATGGCATCCTAGAAATTTAGCTGCTGAAAGGTCGCAGTTGTTAAAGCGATTCTGCATAAAGTAGGACTTCCCGATCTGGCTGTTGGAGATGTTGGAGCCGGAAAAGTCGCAGCCATCTATGGTATTACCGCTGAGTAGCAGTCCTGACAAATCTGAGCCTTCAAATTTGCAGTTTTTCATATTGGAAGAACTGAATTTTTCATGCAGGTCTTTTAGACCTGAAAAGTCAGCATCTACCCAGTTGCCCCGCGACATGTCCCAGTTCAGGGGCGTATTTTCAGTAGTGTTTTGCACAGCTGGTGCTTCAACAGTTGTAGTACTGCTGGTAGCGAATTGTTCCGAAAAATAATTCAGGTCAACGCCCAGTTGCTTTGCCAGCTGGCTGAGTGTGATAGCGTCCGGCACTGATTCGCCGCGTTCCCATTTGCCAACGGCCTGCGGACTGATAAACAGCCGTTCGGCGAGCTGTGCCTGGGAGAGGTTCATTTTCTTTCTGGCAGTGGAAATTCTATTACCTATCTTTTTGGCTTCCATAATGCTGTTTTTTTGGGTTTGTAAACGACAATACAAAGATATCCCGCCTGGAATCGATAACCGGCAAAATGCCCGCAACTCCTGGTTGTAAATCCGCTACTTCTGGCAGTTTTCTGACAACCGCTAGTTGTATGTGCTGATTTTCAACACATTTCAACTGCCCCGATTTAGCTACACCTTCACGCGATTGGGCTACAGTTCTCCGATGACCACCTCCGATCTTTGTACCATCAAAAAAGTAATAACATGCTGAAACAGGTGAAACTAGGGAGCCAGGGTTTAGTAGTTCCCGCTATAGGATTAGGTTGTATGGGGATGACCGGAATGGGAGAGATGGATATTTATGGTAAGCCGGATGAAAAGGAAGCCATCCGTACCCTCCACCGCTCCCTGGAGCTGGGAGGCAACTTCCTGGATACTGCGGACCTTTACGGGCCTTTAAAAAACGAAAGACTGATTGCCAAAGCCATCCAGGGTGGCCGGGATAAATGGATTATCGCCACCAAATTTGGCTTTGAGGTCAATGACCAGGAACAACTGACAGGCGCTGTCAACGGAAAGAAAGCATATGTAAAACTAGCCGCGGAAAGGTCGTTGAAGAACCTGGATACCGATTATATCGACCTGTATTATTTGCACCGGCTCGATACCAATACGCCTGTTGAAGAAACGGTAGCCGCCATGGGAGAACTGGTTAAGGAAGGCAAGGTGAGATATATCGGCCTTTCAGAGGTAGCATCTGCTACCATCCGCAAGGCGCATGCGGTGCATCCGCTCACCGCCGTGCAAAGTGAATATTCCCTGTTTGAAAGGGAAATAGAGCGCCTGGGCATCCTGGATACCCTGGAAGAGCTGGGCATTGGCCTGGTGGCCTATTCTCCCCTGGGACGTGGCTTTATCAGCGGCGATTTCAAAAAGCCGGAAGATATCCCTGAAACTGATTTCAGGCGGCATATTCCGCGCTTCCAGGGCGAACAGTTCTATAAAAATATAGCACTCCTGCGCCAGATCGAAGCGATGGCGGCAGAGAAACAGGTGACCACCTCGCAGCTGGCCCTCGCATGGGTAATGGCCAAAGGTCATGTGCCCATCCCCGGTACCAAGCGGGTGAAATACCTGGAGCAGAATATCGCGGCTGTCAATATCCGGCTGAACAGCGAAGAGCTGGCACTACTGGAAAGCATCATCCCCATCACTGCTGAAACCGGGGCTAGAATGAACGAAAGCGGTATGCAACAGGTAAACCTGTAATGATATACATTTGCCAGCGGCCAGATCCCCCGGATAATGGCCGCCATGCAGTAATTTTATGCTATGAAAGATCTGTCCCGCGTGGAGTTGCGTTCTATCTCCGAATACCATTCCTTTTATGGACTGGATAAGCCCATGCACCCGCTGGTGAGCGTGATTAATTATGCCGACTTCAAACAGCCGTCTGCCCTGCACCCACATAGTCTGCGCTACGGTATCTATTCTATCAACCTGAAAAAAAATTTTGACGGAAAGGTAAAATACGGGCAGCAATACTATGATTTCGATGAAGGCGTGATGACGTTCTATGCACCCTCCCAGGTGATTAACATCGAAGATGTAGGTATGAAACGACCCGATGGTTTTACATTAATCATTCACCCGGATTTTTTGCATGGCACTAACCTGATGACTAAAATACACGACTATGGCTTCTTTAGCTATGCTGCCAATGAAGCCTTGCTGTTATCTGAGCGGGAGGAACAACTGGTGGAGGGCATCTTCCTGAACCTGCAAAATGAAATCGGGGCTAACACCGACGTACATACGCACGACGTCGTATTGTCGCATATAGACTTGTTACTTAGTTACAGTAACCGTTTTTATAACCGCCAGTTTATTACAAGGAAAAGTGCCAACAATACGCTGGTGGCTAAACTGGAGGCAGTATTGCATAATTATTTTACCAGCGGCGAGGTGGTGAAATCAGGACTGCCTACTGTTCAGTACCTGGCAGCGCAGCTGAATGTGAGTGCCAGTTACCTCGGCGACATGCTGCGCTATCATACTGGTATGAATACGCAGCAACATATACAGCAGGTGATCATAGAAAGAGCGAAGGAGCTGCTGACCGCTACCAATCAGAGTGTAGCAGAAATCGCCTACCAGATTGGGTTTGAACATCCGCAGTCTTTCAATAAACTGTTTAAGAGCAAAACCAGTCTCTCTCCATTGCAATATCGGCAGACGTTTAATTAATAATTGTTAAAATGACAAATAATATTTTTACATTAGGCCTGTAAATTTTATTATTCCATATTATGAAGATGATCTGCCTTTTTTCCATCCTGCATTTTGCTGGTAGGGTTTAGGAAGATGATCACCAGATAAAGATTCCGGCCTATGCGTTCCATCATAATAAGGCGCCTGCTCCAAACCTGCTGCCTGTTGTTTATTTGTCTGCCGGCTTTCAGCCAGACCACTACCTTTACTGTTTTTGCAGATAAACCGGGAGCGGATATACAACCTACCATGTATGGGATATTTTTTGAAGACATCAATATGGGCGCAGATGGGGGCATCTATGCAGAGCTGGTAAAGAACCGGTCTTTCGAATTCAACCAGCCTTTGATGGGCTGGAAAGTAGAAGGAAAGCCGGTAGAAGGAGATATCCTGGTGCTGCACAGCACAGATTACAATAAATCAAATCCAAACTTCCTCAGGGTACATGTCGGCAACCGCCGCAAAGGTGAGCTGGGGCTCACCAACGAAGGTTTTAAAGGCATGGGTGTCCGCAAAAATATTACCTGTCATTTTTCGGCCAGGTACCGTACCGCCAACGCAGGAATCACCCTCCATGCGGAACTGGTAACGCCCGATGGAAAGTTGATCGCCAGCGCGGCAACGGCAATGTCGCCAGGTAACGGCAACTGGCAAACAACCAACATGGAGCTGCTGCCGGCGGAAGAAACACCTGCCGCCCGACTCACTATCTGGCTGGAAGGCAATGGCACGCTGGATCTGGATATGATCTCCCTGTTTCCTGCCAACACCTGGAAAAACAGGCCCAAAGGACTCAGAGCGGATATGGTGCAGCTATTGGCGGATATGAAGCCCGGTTTCCTGCGCTTCCCCGGCGGATGCATCGTGGAAGGAAAAGACCTGGCCAACCGCTTCCAGTGGAAGAAAACCGTTGGCCTCATCGAAAACCGCGAACTGATCATCAACCGCTGGAACACAGAATTCAGTCATCGCCTGACGCCTGATTATTTCCAGAGCTTCGGCCTGGGCTTCTTCGAATATTTCCAGCTGGCAGAAGACATAGGTGCCGCGCCGCTGCCCATCCTCAACTGCGGCATGGCCTGTCAGTTCAATACCGCCGAACTGGTGCCCATGGAAGAACTGCAACCTTATATCCAGGATGCCATCGACCTGGTGGAATTTGCCAATGGCCCCGCCAACAGCAGATGGGGGAAGGTCCGCGCAGATATGGGCCATCCCGAACCATTTCACCTTACCATGATCGGCGTTGGCAATGAAAACTGGGGTCCTCAGTATATTGAAAGAGCAAGGGAATTTGCCCGCCAGCTGAAAGCCGCCCACCCGGAAATAAAGCTGGTATTCAGTTCCGGTACCGACCCTGATGGCGCACGTTTCAATTTCCTCAATGATACCCTGCGTAAAATGAATGCCGACTTCATTGATGAACATTATTACCGCAGCCCTGAATGGTTCCTGGCCAATGCCAGCCGTTATGACAACTACCCGAGAACAGGCTCCAAAGTATTTGCAGGAGAATATGCCGCACATGAGCCTTCCTCTTTTGTGGGGGCCAGCCGTAATACCGCCCGTGCCGCCATTGCAGAAGCGGCATTCCTGACAGGGCTGGAAAGAAATGCAGACGTGGTGGAAATGGCTTCCTATGCACCACTGTTCGCAAATGCGGAACAATGGCAGTGGGCACCAGACCTGATATGGGTCAATCACCTGCAGGTGGTGGGAACGCCCAGCTACCAGGTACAGAAAATGTATGCACTAAACAAAGGAACGCAAACGCTGTCGCTCTTATCGGAGAACATAGCGGTGGCCGGCCAGGATAGCATCTACGCCAGCGCAGTGTATGATGCGCATACCCGGGAAATTATTGTAAAAGTGGTCAACGCCGGCGCGAAGCCAGTTACCAGGAATATAACGGTAAATACTAAACGTAAACTGGCCGGGAAAGTTGCTGTTACCACCTTGTCAGGTAATGAGCCAGATGCAGTAAATACCTTCTCGCAACAACCGGTGATGCCTGTAAACAGCGTAGTGGATATAAATAATAAGCGTATTTCCATTGAACTGCGGCCTAACTCATTTTCCATATTGAAATTCGGGACCAGGTAAGCTGGTCTCCCCCGGAAATAATTGTCTACCTGACAATAAAAATACCAATATACCCCCCTTATCAGCAGAATACCCCCCTGTTGTGGTAAGCCAGGTTAATGTAGATTGCTGATGATAACAAGGGGGGCGAATTCGTAATGCCCATTGTCTGTCAATACTTTATATCAACCAAATCAGGTACTGCTGATCTTTTATGCTTTCAATCCACGGGTATGAAAAAATTCCTGACCTACTGCTTACTGTTGATTGCCGCCTTTCTGCCAGTTGCTGCTGCCAGCAATACCAGTCATATCATTACCTACCTGGGCATGGAAAAAGGTCTGTCCAATAATGCCGTCCGCTGCATCTTCCAGGACCATAAAGGCTTTATGTGGTTCGGCACCTACGATGGACTGAACCGCTACGACGGCAACGTGTTTAAGGTATTCCGCAATAATTTCAACGACAGCAGCTCCCTGGTCAACAACTGGGTACTGACTATCAATGAAGATGTTCAGCATAAGCTATGGGTGGGTACCCGCCAGGGATTGAATGTCCTGGATAATGTTACCGGTAAGTTCAGCAGCGTATATTACCAGCTGCAAGGTTCGGGCAAAACAGCCAGGATTTCTGCTGTTGTCAGGGATATTAAGCGGGATGCCGGTGGCAATATGCTGATCGCCACCGAAAACCTTGGGCTGCTGATTTGTCCGGCAGGCAGCTACACCGCCCGGCAGGTACCGTTCTCCGATGGGAGCCGGCGCATAAATGCCTATGACGTGCCGGGTATCAGCATTGCGGATAATGGCGATACCTGGCTGCTGGTGCAGGGTAGAGGCTTGTGTATGCTGGATAAGAACGCAGGGCAGGTAAAGTTGATCAATAGCACCGTTGCCACAGCAGATTGTATCAAGGCCGACAAGGACTACCTCTGGATAGGTACACCCAACGGATTATGGAAATATAATATCGCAGCAAACCTGTACCAGGACTCATTTACAGAAGAAAATGGTAAACTGGCCTATAATAAGGTTGCAGGATTATATCTCGATAAATCCCAACAGTTGTGGGTGGCCACCAACGGTGGCGGGATCACGGTTATCCGCACTACAGATGGGGCGGTAACCGCGCAGATTCCCTGTGGTACCAATAATTATTCGCTTACCAGTAGCTCGGCCATCACCATCTTTGAAGACCTCGACGGCCGCAAATGGATAGGCACACTCAGGGGAGGGATTAATATCATCGATCCGAAGAAAGACCGCTTCCAGTCTGTGTTACAGGACACCCATCATCCGAACGGACTGGTCAGCAATTTCATATATGCTTTCTGTGAAACACCTGGCGGCGACATCTGGATAGGCACTGACGGTGGTGGGGTAAGCCGCTGGAACAGAGCTACCAGTGAGTTTACCAATTATGTACATCAAACCGGCAATGCTACAGCTCTCAGTGATAACTTTGTTACCAATATCCGCTGCGATGAAAACCAGCAGATCTGGATTTCTACCTTCTGGGGCGGTATCAATAGATATGATAGTAAAACCAATGCCTTCCGGCATTACAACCTGATAAACCCGGTATGCCGTACCGAAAGTAAAACAGTGTACCTCCTTTATAAAGATAGAAACAACGGCATCTGGGCCGGTACTTTCGGAAAGGGCGCCATCAACAGTGGCGCCTTGTACAGGTACGACAGCAGACAGGATAAGTTCCAGCTGTTTGATGCGACATTGCCGGACCTCTTCACCATGCAGGAAGACCGCGCCGGTAATATCTGGGCTGGAAATCTACGTAGTCTGATTAAAATAGATACACAAAATAAACACCATCAGGTATACACGCTGGGCAATCCTGTGCGCGCCATCCATGAAGATGCAGGCGGTAATTTCTGGGTAGGTACCGAAGGTGGTGGCCTGTTACGCTTTGATCCCGGTACAGGAAAGATCCTCCGGCGCTATACCACCAACGAAGGCCTCTGTAATAATGCCGTCCTGAATATCCTGGAAGATAAGGAGGGAAACCTCTGGATCAGCACCTTCTATGGCTTGTCGCGCTTCAATATCCAACAGCAGACATTTACCAATTTTTACCAGGGAGATGGACTGACAGGAGATCAGTTCAACTATAATGCCGCACTGGCGCTACGTTCCGGTGAACTGATGTTTGGTGGTATCAGGGGCATGAACATTTTCCATCCGGCAGATATTGTGCCTTCCGGTCAGCAACCCAAACTACTGTTTACGGATATACGAATAGACAACCAGCCTATGGGACAACGACCCGATTATATCAAAGATCGTATAGGCGACGAAGTTCACCGGCTGGAAGTACCCTATAGAAATGCTATTTTCTCCTTTGATTTTACCGCGCTCGATTTCTCTACGGCCAACAAAATTTCGTATGCCTATTATATGCAGGGCTGGGACAAATCCTGGAACCAGGCTGGCAATAACAGGATTGCGACCTACACACATCTGAGCAGTGGCCATTATACGTTCCGGGTGAAAAGCACCAACCCCGAAGGACAATGGATAGACAATGAAATCAGTATAGAGGTGATCGTATTACCGCCCTGGTACACGTCCTGGTGGGCGTTTCTGGTCTACCTGCTACTATTCCTGGGTGTGGTGTACATCTACCTGGTATATACTAACAGACAACGTAAACTGAAATACCAGGTGGCTTTTGCCAACATGCAAACGGAAAAGGAAAGAGAGTTGAACGAAAAGAAGATATCATTTTTTACCAATGTATCACATGAATTTCGTACGCCGCTGACGCTGATCATCAACCCCATAAAGGATATGATGGCAAAGGAAGAAGTGGTGGAACACCACCGGCAGGAGTTGAACCTCGTCTATAAAAATGCCCGCAGGCTGCTACGCCTCCTCGATCAGTTGCTGCTGTTCCGAAAGGCCGACAGTGATACAGACCATTTCAAACCGGCGCCGTTCAACTTTACGGAGCTTTGTCATGATGTATTTCAGTCCTTTGAGCAGCTGGCCCAATTAAGTAATATCACCTTTAATTTTTCGGCTAACACCGGGGAATTGTGGGTTTATGGAGATAGGGAGAAACTGGAGGTCGTGCTTTTTAACTTAGTGTCCAATGCCATGAAGTATACACCTCCCGGCGGAAAAGTCATGTTGAAGCTGCAACACCGGGAAGACACCCTTACTATTTTCATAGAAGACAGTGGCTGTGGTATCCCTGCGGGCACGGGCCATAAAATATTTGATAAGTTTTTCCGGGCAGAAGGAGAAGGCCAGCAGCCAGGCTTTGGTATTGGGTTGTACCTGGTGAAGCAATTCACGGAAATGCACCATGGCAAAGTAGATGTGGAAAGCAGGCAAGGAGGAGGCACCGTTTTCAGGATCACTTTTCCGGGTACTATCGTGCAGAAAAATAGCGGTACTAACGGAAACGACTATCCTGAAAAAAATAAGTACACACAAGAGATGACCGCCGAATTGGAAGAGAAGGAAGCAGGTACAGAGCAGGACCCCGGCGCTATCATCAGCCTTAAACGTACTATGCTCATTGTAGATGACGACCCGCAGATACGGCAGTACATTTCCGGCATGTTTAAGGCGGCCTTTCATATAGTGGAGGCAGGAGACGGGAAAGAGGGATTGGAAAAGGTGACTGCATTGGTACCTGATATCGTAATCAGTGATATTAAGATGCAGTTGATGTCGGGTATAGAGTTATGTAAAGCGATCAAGAAAAGTCCGGCCCTGAACCATATCCCGGTGATATTGCTGACCGGCAGTGCTGCGGAAGACAGTAAGCTGGAAAGTGCGTCCATCGGCGGTGATCATTATATCACCAAGCCATTTGAAAAGGACTACCTGATGGCCACCGTGCAAACCGTGCTGCAAACAATTGATAATCTTCGTAATTACTTCCTCAATGAAGTGACCCTCCGTAAAAATGAATTAAAGATCCCTGGCCAGTACCAGCAGTTTGTAGAAAGATGTATCGCCATTGTAGAGGAAAACCTGGATAATGATGCATTCAATATCAAGGTGCTGGCAAGGGAAATAGGTATGAGTCATTCTTCTGTTTATAAAAAGATAAGGGAAGTATCGGGTGAGTCGCTGCGGGGCTTTGTACGCTTTGTCAGGCTGCGAAAGGCGGCGGAGCTGATGATCAATACCAGTCTTAATGTAAATGAAATAGGATTCCAGGTAGGTATCAATGATGTGAAATATTTCCGGGAACAATTTAATAAGGTATTCGGGATGAACCCCTCCGAATATATCAGGAAATACCGGAAAGTATTTAGCCCAAAATTCAAACTGGAAAAACCCGGGAAAAAATCCTAAAACACCCCCCTTTTTATGCGATTACCCCCCTTATATAAGGGGGGAAACCACGCTTTCTTTGCAGGTAAGCAAGGGGGAACTCCATGCTGCTACCAACTTTCCAACTAAATCATTCTACGTTACATGAAAAGCATGAATTGTCCCTGCATTACAACCAAAATGCGCTGCACCCGATGAGGTGGCAGCAGAACAAACGGTGTTTCCCGACTGGTGGGATTACTGACAGCATATAATTATCCACGTTCAAATCCACTAAAAAAACGGATATGAAAAAATTCGTACCATCGAAATGCCCCCGATTACTGGGCACGTTATTATTTATTCTATTCTCCAACTTTCTATCGGCACAAACTAAAACAATCTCCGGAAAGGTAGTCAGTGAGGCATCCGGCGAGCCATTGATCGGCGCCACTATTATTGTCAAAGGTACCAACCTGGGTACCACCGCAGATAAAGACGGGATGTTCTCCCTGACGGTACCTGTTGCTGCCACTGAGCTGACTGTCAGTTACCTGAACTTTCAGAAGCAG
Protein-coding sequences here:
- a CDS encoding two-component regulator propeller domain-containing protein; this translates as MKKFLTYCLLLIAAFLPVAAASNTSHIITYLGMEKGLSNNAVRCIFQDHKGFMWFGTYDGLNRYDGNVFKVFRNNFNDSSSLVNNWVLTINEDVQHKLWVGTRQGLNVLDNVTGKFSSVYYQLQGSGKTARISAVVRDIKRDAGGNMLIATENLGLLICPAGSYTARQVPFSDGSRRINAYDVPGISIADNGDTWLLVQGRGLCMLDKNAGQVKLINSTVATADCIKADKDYLWIGTPNGLWKYNIAANLYQDSFTEENGKLAYNKVAGLYLDKSQQLWVATNGGGITVIRTTDGAVTAQIPCGTNNYSLTSSSAITIFEDLDGRKWIGTLRGGINIIDPKKDRFQSVLQDTHHPNGLVSNFIYAFCETPGGDIWIGTDGGGVSRWNRATSEFTNYVHQTGNATALSDNFVTNIRCDENQQIWISTFWGGINRYDSKTNAFRHYNLINPVCRTESKTVYLLYKDRNNGIWAGTFGKGAINSGALYRYDSRQDKFQLFDATLPDLFTMQEDRAGNIWAGNLRSLIKIDTQNKHHQVYTLGNPVRAIHEDAGGNFWVGTEGGGLLRFDPGTGKILRRYTTNEGLCNNAVLNILEDKEGNLWISTFYGLSRFNIQQQTFTNFYQGDGLTGDQFNYNAALALRSGELMFGGIRGMNIFHPADIVPSGQQPKLLFTDIRIDNQPMGQRPDYIKDRIGDEVHRLEVPYRNAIFSFDFTALDFSTANKISYAYYMQGWDKSWNQAGNNRIATYTHLSSGHYTFRVKSTNPEGQWIDNEISIEVIVLPPWYTSWWAFLVYLLLFLGVVYIYLVYTNRQRKLKYQVAFANMQTEKERELNEKKISFFTNVSHEFRTPLTLIINPIKDMMAKEEVVEHHRQELNLVYKNARRLLRLLDQLLLFRKADSDTDHFKPAPFNFTELCHDVFQSFEQLAQLSNITFNFSANTGELWVYGDREKLEVVLFNLVSNAMKYTPPGGKVMLKLQHREDTLTIFIEDSGCGIPAGTGHKIFDKFFRAEGEGQQPGFGIGLYLVKQFTEMHHGKVDVESRQGGGTVFRITFPGTIVQKNSGTNGNDYPEKNKYTQEMTAELEEKEAGTEQDPGAIISLKRTMLIVDDDPQIRQYISGMFKAAFHIVEAGDGKEGLEKVTALVPDIVISDIKMQLMSGIELCKAIKKSPALNHIPVILLTGSAAEDSKLESASIGGDHYITKPFEKDYLMATVQTVLQTIDNLRNYFLNEVTLRKNELKIPGQYQQFVERCIAIVEENLDNDAFNIKVLAREIGMSHSSVYKKIREVSGESLRGFVRFVRLRKAAELMINTSLNVNEIGFQVGINDVKYFREQFNKVFGMNPSEYIRKYRKVFSPKFKLEKPGKKS